From Panicum hallii strain FIL2 chromosome 2, PHallii_v3.1, whole genome shotgun sequence, a single genomic window includes:
- the LOC112879987 gene encoding helicase SEN1 isoform X3 — protein MSPPCPPTECAHMWGPSLISSIEDTSLHSSLRQPALGLIYIIVISDASALISYKLKYEAVKKDNVSNSVMFADDDDELPFSHDAEEKSQSCWNDFSVLNKLASRECKDWKCIPLLWYLTMVQLEPSKLPIAFSKAVLWGLSHVSVLEPGLATESSVPVNAWLSSHAGEVSSTFTWQVPNGADDGGGGKDCINTLKVLQFCTLLLKIFKRLAIHVMTQIEHCGLQKQWIWEPMMGESLILALVDNNDDVRQVGRAILEHVSQARGLTSGLQFLCSSASSLSAVFLGLRYAVQLVGTRSVLADFHSFHHLFFVMCKLLKEVVAQKPPVAQPGKPPEGGFLRQPYSSVVDSPPEHAVDVTNWGKFCTLLSATLWPFISTCLREGKELIGIKQCQISCVRLLELLPLVYERVNINCHSQSRNTMTAFQDPMDIAWFLDLTHWRKSSLPVIIRHWKQCMLSLLKKLKGSYSGTIQCYIEDLDNIISHDAVNIDELEDRISNLKLALSKEAPATVKRGGLIDAPMFKEPIVSVPSPVQGRYTGMDNVVNVESTKPSRSPDIHEIILLSDSEDNSPAADVSNEEVLSSVMDNDAPTASNMAKEIKPPEQRMLTNDRHVPLKPQICTPASNISASRPVSTDSRGSIAASKGLDGMKKLSLPKNANNNSLLPKSVKSSVSGTSQPQRPKLSSDTEKFKSIFRDISDDEDDPLDHALDYCRRPQIPSSKPSILVPKRQVVQLPVPVGRRQGSGTKVTSTRRLQPPKLGSWFKNILEMDYFAVVGLSSSEIVKKPALKEIPVCFDSQAQYVEIFQPLVLEEFKAQLQNSYVETPPDDMMCGCISILSVERVDEFLIVRARPENSQSIKFKGCMENDLILLTRDPLKNPKHQVHVLGKVERRESDKNKALIFVIKFFLFSNKARLNKVKRLLVERSKWFLNRVMSMTPQIREFSALSSLNDIPVLPAILNPVSCAASYHKSGKVHLDRLAHPLRKVLKSSYNESQLQAVSIAIGSAGSKTNFDLSLIQGPPGTGKTRTIVAIVSALLSLHADNPYKLPRNESLNSTDSTKPRAKISQSAAVTRAWQDAALAKQLEKDSRTECPGTSERFAKGRALICAQSNAAVDELVSRLSEGLYGADGKMYRPYIVRVGNAKTVHSNSLPFFIDTLVEQRLSDELKTNNDGKNSSDAESSSSLRANLEKIVDRIRHYESRRKLIESDKSEDGSPVPDENEVDEVSDEALGGKLNFLYAQKRKVSAELATAHAHEKKIADENKFLKHKVRKSILGEAEIIVTTLSGCGGDIYGVCSETASSNKYGTFSEHALFDVVIIDEAAQALEPATLIPLQLLKSRGTKCIMVGDPKQLPATVMSGLASKFLYECSMFERLQRAGYPVIMLTKQYRMHPEISRFPSLHFYENKLLDGAEMSEKSASFHDHDYLGPYMFFDIADGCEHCGRNAATQSLCNEFEADAALAILTYLKKRYPLEFSSRKIGIITPYRSQLSLLRSRFTSFFGPEIVAEMEINTVDGFQGREVDILVLSTVRASNSADDTHRTGEARSIGFVADVRRMNVALTRARLSLWIVGNARTLRTNSHWDSLVQNAEERNLFISIKRPYGLMFEKVQPHSRDIHGATRSYHTSHHLKQKDNRKAAMMSSKRIDARLQEQSTHAARNVEKEGKRPKEHSKWASCWDQKVLEAQESIVRSSEDRSEKQNDNIRSTKSSRQENIDQDSVMRNQMEGKKSTVNNDNHLELSKGLVKGGSHEGSSVRRQMESNIPAEQNVCKETNKASSNQDFQNPKVTHNSYKKNASRNNDMGTIKGSLKHDLNLKSASKKDDVSPPSVPDLHKLIQNAKGARKFSEKPRYDNPNQVDLSVNHDGILDPANKNDGACPPTNPDIKIANKAKRTSRFSEQPRPWNSTQVDPSHPSHFNEASSHVPELKKSQSTKLSSKKDLIAERKRQREDVDSLLSSALIPSSTHRTKKKK, from the exons ATGTCCCCTCCTTGCCCACCCACCGAATGCGCCCATATGTG GGGGCCATCTTTGATCAGTTCGATAGAGGATACATCCTTACATAGTTCATTGCGGCAACCTGCACTTGGTCTTATCTATATTATCGTAATTTCTGATGCTTCTGCCTTGATTTCCTATAAATTGAAGTACGAGGCTGTTAAAAAGGATAATGTAAGCAATTCTGTCATGtttgccgatgatgatgatgaattgCCTTTCTCGCATGACGCTGAAGAAAAGTCCCAGAGCTGTTGGAATGACTTCAGTGTTCTGAACAAGTTGGCAAGTCGGGAATGCAAGGATTGGAAATGCATCCCTTTGTTATGGTATCTTACAATGGTTCAGTTGGAACCCTCTAAGCTACCCATAGCATTTTCAAAAGCAGTCCTTTGGGGATTGTCTCATGTATCTGTTTTAGAGCCTGGGTTAGCTACAGAGTCGTCGGTGCCTGTTAACGCTTGGTTATCATCACATGCTGGAGAAGTTTCCTCAACATTTACATGGCAAGTTCCAAATGGCGCTGATGATGGTGGAGGTGGGAAGGATTGTATCAATACTCTCAAGGTGTTACAGTTTTGCACTCTCTTATTGAAAATATTTAAAAG ATTAGCCATTCATGTCATGACACAAATCGAACATTGTGGGCTCCAAAAGCAATGGATTTGGGAACCAATGATGGGAGAAAGCTTGATATTGGCGCTAGTTGACAACAATGAT GATGTGCGGCAAGTTGGGAGAGCTATCTTGGAACATGTATCCCAAGCACGGGGTTTGACTTCTGGGCTTCAGTTTTTGTGCTCGAGTGCATCTTCACTCTCTGCTGTTTTTCTGGGTCTAAGATATGCAGTTCAACTG GTGGGAACGAGATCAGTTTTGGCAGATTTTCATAGTTTCCATCACTTGTTTTTTGTCATGTGCAAACTACTTAAGGAGGTTGTTGCTCAAAAACCTCCAGTTGCACAGCCAGGAAAACCTCCAGAAGGGGGTTTCCTGCGGCAACCGTATTCAAGTGTCGTAGATAGCCCACCAGAACATGCTGTGGATGTTACTAACTGGGGGAAGTTCTGCACTTTGCTTTCTGCAACACTCTGGCCTTTCATTTCCACATGCCTTAGAGAAGGAAAGGAGCTAATAGGTATCAAACAGTGTCAG ATATCTTGTGTTCGTTTGCTTGAGTTGCTTCCTCTGGTGTATGAGAGGGTCAATATAAATTGCCACTCCCAATCTCGCAATACGATGACAGCGTTTCAAGACCCTATGGATATTGCATGGTTTCTTGACTTGACCCACTGGAGAAAATCATCTCTCCCTGTGATTATCAGACATTGGAAACAGTGCATGCTCTCTTTATTGAAAAAACTAAAAGGTTCATATAGTGGTACCATTCAGTGCTACATTGAAGATCTTGACAATATCATCTCACATG ATGCAGTCAATAttgatgaacttgaagatagAATTTCAAATCTTAAACTTGCACTGTCCAAGGAGGCTCCTGCAACAGTTAAAAGGGGAGGGTTAATTGACGCACCAATGTTCAAAGAACCGATTGTTAGTGTTCCTTCTCCAGTTCAGGGTAGATATACTGGCATGGACAATGTTGTGAATGTTGAAAGCACAAAGCCCTCCCGTTCACCAGATATTCATGAAATAATACTTCTTTCAGACAGTGAAGATAATTCACCGGCTGCTGATGTGTCCAATGAGGAGGTCTTGTCATCAGTTATGGACAATGATGCACCCACTGCTTCCAATATGGCGAAAGAAATTAAGCCTCCTGAACAAAGAATGCTGACCAACGATAGACACGTGCCTTTAAAACCACAGATATGTACTCCAGCTAGTAATATTAGTGCTTCTAGACCTGTATCAACAGATAGTAGAGGCAGCATTGCCGCCTCAAAAGGGTTAGATGGAATGAAAAAGCTGAGTCTTCCAAAAAATGCAAATAATAATTCCCTGTTACCGAAATCGGTTAAATCATCTGTTAGTGGCACTTCTCAACCACAGCGTCCAAAGTTGTCATCAGATACAGAAAAATTTAAGTCAATCTTCAGGGATATAtctgatgatgaagatgatccTTTGGATCATGCACTTGATTACTGCCGAAGGCCACAAATCCCATCATCAAAGCCTAGTATATTGGTTCCTAAGAGACAAGTTGTTCAGCTTCCAGTGCCTGTTGGAAGAAGACAAGGTTCTGGCACTAAGGTTACAAGTACTCGACGACTTCAGCCTCCTAAACTGGGTAGCTGGTTTAAAAATATATTGGAAATGGACTACTTCGCTGTTGTTGGGTTATCTTCTTCTGAGATAGTAAAAAAGCCTGCTTTAAAAGAAATTCCTGTATGCTTTGATTCACAAGCTCAATATGTTGAGATTTTCCAGCCACTAGTTCTAGAAGAGTTCAAGGCTCAGTTGCAGAATTCTTATGTTGAGACCCCTCCTGATGACATGATGTGCGGATGCATATCTATCCTCTCAGTTGAAAGAGTTGATGAATTCCTTATTGTCCGTGCTCGCCCTGAGAATAGTCAGTCTATCAAATTCAAAGGCTGCATGGAGAATGATTTAATACTACTCACGAGAGATCCACTGAAGAACCCGAAACACCAAGTCCATGTGCTTGGAAAG gTGGAGCGGCGTGAGAGTGATAAAAATAAAGCATTAATTTTTGTGATAAAGTTCTTTCTTTTTAGTAACAAGGCACGTCTAAATAAAGTGAAACGACTTCTTGTTGAAAGAAGTAAGTGGTTCTTAAATCGGGTTATGAGCATGACCCCTCAAATTCGTGAATTCAGTGCTCTCTCATCGTTAAATGATATCCCAGTGCTTCCAGCAATCTTGAATCCTGTTTCTTGTGCTGCAAGCTATCATAAATCTGGAAAAGTGCATCTCGATCGACTTGCACACCCTTTGAGGAAGGTATTGAAATCATCATATAATGAAAGTCAGCTTCAAGCTGTAAGCATTGCCATTGGGTCAGCAGGCTCTAAAACAAACTTTGATCTGTCCCTTATTCAGGGCCCTCCAG GTACAGGTAAAACAAGAACAATCGTAGCAATTGTAAGTGCACTGCTATCTTTGCATGCAGATAACCCTTACAAGTTACCAAGAAATGAATCCCTGAATAGTACTGATTCTACCAAGCCAAGAGCAAAGATTAGTCAATCTGCTGCTGTAACTAGAGCTTGGCAGGATGCAGCCCTTGCTAAACAACTAGAAAAGGATTCTCGGACAGAATGTCCTGGAACGTCAGAGCGGTTTGCAAAAGGAAGGGCTTTAATCTGTGCGCAGTCAAATGCTGCAGTTGATGAGCTTGTGTCAAGACTCAGTGAGGGACTGTACGGTGCTGACGGAAAGATGTATAGGCCTTATATAGTGAGAGTTGGTAATGCAAAGACAGTTCATTCTAATTCATTGCCTTTCTTCATTGATACACTTGTTGAACAAAGATTATCGGATGAGCTGAAGACTAATAATGACGGCAAAAATTCATCTGATGCTGAATCCTCTAGTTCTCTTAGGGCTAATTTGGAGAAGATCGTGGACAGAATTAGACATTATGAGTCAAGGCGAAAACTAATTGAGTCTGATAAAAGTGAAGATGGCTCTCCTGTACCTGATGAAAATGAGGTCGATGAAGTTTCTGATGAAGCTCTTGGTGGAAAGCTTAACTTCTTGTATGCACAGAAAAGGAAAGTTTCTGCAGAACTTGCCACTGCTCACGCACACGAAAAGAAAATAGCTGATGAAAACAAGTTTCTAAAGCACAAGGTACGGAAGTCAATTCTTGGAGAAGCAGAAATTATTGTGACTACACTGAGTGGGTGCGGAGGTGACATCTATGGAGTTTGCTCAGAAACTGCTTCATCTAATAAATACGGGACCTTTTCGGAGCATGCTCTGTTTGATGTTGTTATTATTGATGAAGCTGCACAG GCCCTTGAGCCTGCAACCCTGATTCCACTTCAGCTTCTGAAATCGAGAGGAACTAAATGCATAATG GTTGGTGATCCAAAGCAGCTACCTGCTACTGTGATGTCTGGATTGGCTAGCAAGTTTCTTTATGAGTGCAGCATGTTTGAACGCCTACAAAGAGCTGGTTACCCAGTGATTATGCTGACTAAACAG TATCGCATGCATCCAGAGATTAGCAGATTTCCATCTTTACATTTCTACGAAAATAAACTGCTTGATGGTGCTGAGATGTCTGAGAAATCAGCTTCATTCCATGATCATGATTATCTTGGTCCATACATGTTCTTTGATATTGCTGATGGTTGTGAACATTGTGGAAGAAATGCTGCTACACAGTCACTCTGTAACGAGTTTGAAGCTGACGCAGCTCTTGCAATACTGACTTATCTAAAGAAAAG ATATCCGTTGGAGTTCTCCTCTAGGAAAATAGGGATCATTACTCCATATAGAAGCCAGCTCTCTCTATTGCGTTCAAGGTTCACTTCCTTTTTTGGGCCTGAGATTGTTGCTGAGATGGAGATAAATACTGTGGATGGGTTTCAAGGTCGTGAAGTTGACATCTTGGTGTTGTCAACTGTTAGAGCGTCAAATTCCGCAGATGATACACATCGCACTGGTGAAGCACGCAGTATTGGGTTTGTTGCAGATGTTAGACGCATGAATGTTGCACTGACACGTGCCAGGCTTTCTCTATGGATTGTTGGAAATGCAAGAACTTTGCGGACAAATTCACACTGGGATTCCTTAGTACAGAATGCTGAAGAACGGAATCTGTTCATCTCAATTAAGCGGCCATATGGTTTGATGTTTGAAAAGGTCCAACCTCATTCCAGAGATATACATGGTGCTACTCGTAGCTATCACACTAGTCATCATCTTAAGCAGAAGGATAACAGAAAAGCTGCTATGATGAGCTCAAAAAGGATTGATGCTCGACTCCAGGAGCAATCAACTCATGCTGCAAGGAATGTAGAAAAAGAAGGTAAAAGACCTAAAGAACATTCAAAATGGGCATCATGCTGGGACCAAAAGGTTCTTGAAGCTCAAGAATCCATTGTGAGATCTAGTGAAGACAGGTCAGAAAAGCAGAATGATAATATCAGATCCACCAAGAGCTCACGGCAAGAAAACATTGATCAGGATTCTGTAATGAGAAACCAAATGGAGGGTAAAAAGTCAACTGTGAATAATGATAATCATCTAGAGCTTTCTAAAGGCTTAGTGAAAGGGGGCTCTCATGAAGGCTCCAGTGTCAGAAGGCAGATGGAATCGAATATACCTGCGGAGCAGAATGTTTGCAAGGAAACTAATAAGGCCTCGTCTAACCAAGACTTTCAGAATCCGAAGGTCACACATAATAGTTATAAAAAGAATGCCAGCCGAAACAATGATATGGGAACCATCAAGGGCTCATTGAAACATGATCTCAACTTGAAATCAGCAAGCAAGAAAGATGATGTTTCTCCACCTTCAGTTCCTGATCTGCATAAGTTGATACAAAATGCTAAAGGTGCAAGGAAGTTTTCTGAGAAACCTAGATATGATAATCCAAATCAAGTGGATCTCTCAGTTAATCATGATGGAATTTTGGATCCAGCAAATAAGAATGATGGTGCTTGTCCACCAACAAACCCAGATATTAAGATAGCTAATAAGGCCAAGAGAACTAGTAGGTTCTCTGAACAACCAAGACCTTGGAATTCAACACAAGTAGATCCCTCACATCCATCTCATTTTAATGAAGCAAGTAGCCATGTGCCAGAACTCAAGAAAAGCCAATCCACTAAATTAAGTAGTAAAAAAGATTTGATTGCAGAAAGAAAACGACAACGTGAGGATGTTGACTCTTTGCTTTCTTCAGCCCTTATACCGTCGTCGACTCATCGtaccaagaaaaaaaaatga